DNA from Frateuria edaphi:
GATCCCGGGCGGGACGTCCCCGCGGGCGCGCTGTTCGGCGCGCTGCTGCCGGTGCTGTTCACTTATGGCGGATTCCACTACCTCAACGACCTGGCCGGCGAAGTGCGCAACCCGCAACGCACGCTGCCGATCGCGCTGGGGCTGGGCATGGCCGGCGTGATGATCGCCTATGTGCTGGCCAACTTTGCCTACCTGGCCGGTCTGGGCCATGCGGGCCTGGCCTTCAGCACCGCGCCGGCCGCCGACCTGTTGCGCCGGCTGCTCGGCGACCGCGGCGCCACGCTGATGGCGCTGGGCATCGCCTGCTCCACCTTCGGCTACTGCAACATCGCCATCGCCGGCGGCGCGCGCGTGCTGCAGACGATGGGCGCCGACGGCATGTTCTTCTCCGCCGTGGGGCGCATCGAGCCGCAGAGCCGCGCGCCGCAGGTGGCGCTGGCCACGCTGGGCGCATGGGCGATCGTGCTGGCGGTGTCCGGCAGCTTCAACCAGCTGCTGGACTACACCACCGTCGGCGAGTGGCTGGCGCACGCCTGCAGCATCGCCACGCTGTTCTGGTACCGCCGTTACCTCACCGAGCCCTCGCCCTACCGCGTGCCGTTCTATCCGTGGCTGCCGATGATCTTCGTGGTGACCGTGCTGTGCGTGATCGGCGCCACGGCGATCCACAACCCAAGCGATGCCGGCATGAGCCTGGTCATCATTGCCTGCGGCATTCCCGCCTATTACGGCTGGCGCTGGCTCGAACGCAGCGGGGCGTGAGCGCTCCTGCACGTCCCGTGCGGAGCGGTGAGCGACACTGGTGGCCATGAGGACGAGCGCTGCACTGGTCTGCCTGATCCTGTCGATTGCATGCCGGGCGGAGGCGCCCGCCGGTGCGGCCGGATTGCAGGTTGGTCTGGCCCATGTCCGGGCCGGCGCGGAGGAGCAGATCGCCGGCGAAACGATGCGCCGGTACACCTTCGAGCCGTCCGCGCAGCCGAGCGTGCGTTTCAGCCCGGCGCGCCCGTGGCTTGGCGAGGGCGAACTGCGCGTCAGCGTGCAGAACGCGATGCCATGGGCGGTCACCCTGTCGATCGACATCGAAGGCACGGCGGGCGCCCACCTGAAGGCGACGGTGGGCCTGCCCGCCGGCCCGGCGCAGACCCTCATCGTTCCCTTGCACGCGACCTCGCCGCGCGCCTTCGGCATGCAGGCCGGCCCGCCGATGCCGGTGCAACTCGGTGGCCAGCGTGTCCTGCTGGCCACCACGGTGGAGGGCGCGCCGTCGCTCCAGGCCATACGCGCCGTGCAGCTCTCCATTCCCGCGCCGCAGGCCGCGCAGGTGCTGCTCGTCGGTACGCCGGGCGCAGCCGCTGGCGACACGCTCCACGACGTCTACGCCGGGATCGTCGACCGCTACGGCCAGTACACGCGGGGACAGTGGCCGGAGAAGGTCCACAGCGATGCCGCGCTACGCAGCGCGCATGTGCGCGAACGTGCGCAGCTGGGCGGCATGCCCGGTGATCGAGGCGATGGACGGCCCGATGGCCGAACCTCGGCCGCTGGCTGGTTCCACACGCGCAAGCTTCATGGCCGCTGGCAGCTGGTGGCACCGGACGGCCACCCGTTCTTCTCGCTGGGCGTGAACGCGGTAGCGCCCGATGGCGGGCGCAGTTACGTGCAAGGCCGCGAGTGGATGTTCACCGGCCGGCCGCCGGCCACGGGCGCCTGGCAGGCGTTCTACGGCGAGGACGACAGCCGCCGCGACACCGGCGCGGCCGGCGGCCTTACCTACAACCATGGCCGCTGGTTCGACTTCTATGCGGCCAACCTCTACCGCGTGGACGGCGTGCGATGGCGTGAAGCGTGGCGTGAACGCACGCGCCAGCGGCTGCTTGCCTGGGGCTTCAACACGCTGGGCGACTGGAGCGATGAAACCATCGCGCGCGGCCACAGCCTGGCCTACACCCGCTCGATCAACATCACCGGCGACTACGCCAACGTCGCCACCGGCTACGACTGGTGGGGCCGCATGCCCGATCCGTTCGATCCGCACTTTGCGGCGGCCACCGAACGAGCCGTCGCCAAGGCCGCCGAAGGCGTGCGCGAGGATCGCTGGCTGCTCGGCTACTTCGCCGACAACGAACTGGCCTGGGCGTCCCCCGGTGCGCAGGGCCGCTGGGCGCTGGCGCTGGGCACTCTGCGCGGCGAGCCGCGCAGTCCAGCGAAGCAGGCGTTCATCGCCATGCTCATGCGCAAGTACGGCGATGCCCTTCGCTTAGGGGTGGCCTGGGGCGTCGGCGTGACCCGCTGGGAGGCGCTGGAACAGGCCGGTTTCCAGGCGCCCCTGCCAAGCGAGGCCCACCAGGCCATCGCCCAGGACTACAGCGCCTGGCTGCGCGCCTATGCCGACCGCTACTTCCGCACGGTTGCGCAGGCACTGCGCCGGCATGACCCTCATCACCTGTTTCTCGGTGGTCGCTTCGCGGTGCGCACGCCCGAGGCCGTGGCCGCCTGCGCGCAGTGGTGCGACGTGGTGAGCATCAACGTCTACGCCGACCTGCCACAGCATGGAATGGATCTGGCCGCGCTGCACCAACTCGACAAGCCGGTGCTGGTCAGCGAGTTCTCGTTCGGCTCGATCGACCGCGGCCCCTTCGGCGCAGGCCCGGTGGCGGTATGGAACGAGGCCCGGCGCGGCGAGGCGTATGCGCGCTTCCTGGCCGCAGCGGCCACCGATCCGGCGATCGTGGGTGCGCACTGGTTCCAGTACGCTGACGAACCGGTGAGCGGGCGCCTGCTCGACGGCGAGAACGCCCACTTCGGATTGGTCGGCATCACCGACATCCCTTTCGCCGCCTTCGTGAGGACGGTGCGAAACGCGAACGCGAGCGTGCGGAAAACTCCCTAGCGCCGGGTCCCCGAACCGGCGTTTCCCTGGGTGAGCCTACGGCCACGGAAGCTTGCCGGCCGCTTCACGGCACCGGTCGATACTGGATGCGGCCAAGCGGCCTCGACGGGCGTCGGGCGCCTGCACGGAGCTTGCCGCTCCGCCATTGGCCATCGGCTTGCAAGGGAGGAACCCAGGCATGAACGCCGTATTCGCGATCACCCCCCACAACGAACCCAAATGGGGACGGCTGTCGGCTCCCGTGGACCCGGAAGAGACCCGGATCTGCATGCGTGCGCAGTCGATCCTTTCCGGTGGCGATATCGGGCAATGCCCGCCACTGGACCTCAGACAGGCCCGCGACGTGCTGGCCTGGTACAAGCCCCGGCATTGATGCGGGCGCCGACGGGGTGGAGGCCACCCCGTCGGGTTTCTCCGTCGACTAGCGGCCGATCTCGCGCAGCCGCTTGCCGTGCATCAGGTTGCGCTCGATCTGCTCCAGCGTGACACCCTTGGTCTCGGGGACCAGCCACACGGTAAGCACGAGAAAGACGACGTTGAGCGCCGCGTAGAGCCAGAACGTGGCCGCGTTGCCGATGCCGTTGAGCAGGCTGAGGAAGGTGAAACCCACGATCATGTTGCAGACCCAGTTGGTGATCGTGGAGCAGCCGATGCCGAAGTCGCGGCCCTTGAGCGGCTGGATTTCCGAGCACAGCGTCCACACCAGCGGGCCGGCGGACATCGCGAAGCCGACGATGAACACCAGTAGCATCGCCACGGTGAAGATCTGCGCCGCATGGGTGGCGATGCCGCCGTGCATCATCGTGCCGACCACGCCCAGGCCAATCGCCATTACCGCGAAGCCGGCGTAGAGGATCGGCTTGCGGCCCACCCGGTCGATCAGCGCGATGGCGATGAAGGTCGCCAGCACGTTGGTCAGGCCGACCAGCGCGGTGAACCACATCTGCGCGGCCGTGTCGTAGCCCATTGTCTGGAAGATGCGCGGCGCGTAGTACATCACCACGTTCATGCCGGTGAACTGCTGCATCAGCTGCAGCAGCACGCCCAGCCCGACCGAGCGGCGGAAGTTGCGGTTCTCCAGGAACAGATGCCAGCCGCGCTGCGGAGTCTTGAGCTGTTCCTCGATGTCGGCCGCCTCGCGCTCGACGATGGCCGCGTCGCCGCGCAGCCGGTTCAGCACGCCGATGGCCTCCTCGCGACGGCCGCGCATCATCAGCCAACGCGGGCTGTCGGGCAGCAGCAGAACGCCGAGCAGGAACAGGAAGCCGGGGATCGCGATCACGCCGAGCATCCAGCGCCACGAGCCGGTGTAGCTGAAGGCGGTGTCGGAAAGGAACGCGACCAGGATGCCGATGGTGATCATCAGCTGGTAGGTCGAGATCATCGCGCCGCGGATGTGCTCAGGCGCCACCTCCGCCAGGTACAGCGGCGCGGCGAAGGTGGCCAGGCCGATCGCCAGGCCCAGCACCACGCGCGCGGCGATCAGCGTGGCAGGCGACCAGGCCATGCCGCACAGCAGCGATCCGATCACGAACAACACCGCGCCCAGGATCAGCGAGCGCTTGCGGCCCAGGTGCACCGACAGCCAGCCCGCGCCAAGTGCGCCCACCGCGGCGCCGAACATCATCGCGCTCACGATCCATTCCAGGGCGCGGTCGCTGATGCCGAAATCGCTCTGGATGAACTGCTGCGCGCCGGAGATGACGCCGATGTCCAGGCCGAACATCAATCCGGCCAGCGCCGCAAGAATGCAGGTGAAGAGCGCCGCCGTCCGGGGCTGCGCAAGAGGTGTGGCAAGGGCGTTGCTGTTCATGGGTGTGCTTCCCCGGAAGCGAGGTGGAGGGCGCCGGCTGCGGTACCTGGGTGCACCGATACCCGCGGCGGCGTGCCGGCGAAACGCGGTTCCGGCAGGCCGGTGGTGCCCGCCGGTGCCGCGAACAGCGCACCGGCGGACGGTTGCGAGGCGAGCGCTGCGGCGTCCAGGCCGTCGCGCGCGCTGGTGACGTAGAGCACCGCAAGATCCGGTCCGCCGAAGGCGGGACGGGTCGGCTGCGAGGCGGGTATGTCGATGCAGTGATCGAGGCGGCCGCCAGCCGTGTAGCACGCCACACGGCCCAGGCCCCACTGCGCGTTCCACAGGTTGCCGGCCGCATCCACCGCCGAACCGTCCGGTTCTCCGCGTGGATCATCGAGGCGCGCGAAGGTGCGCGGCGAACCGCAACGGTCGCCATAGTCGCAGCACTGGATGGCGCGGGCAGGCGAATCGCAGTAGTAGAGCGTGCGTCCGTCCGGGCTGAACGCGACGCTGTTGCTGATCGCCACGCCGGGCAGGTCAAGGCGTTCAAGGGAGAGGTCCGCATTCAGGCGCCAGAAGCTGCCCACGGGCTCGCGGGCACCTCCGGCTGGCGGTTCGTGCAGCGTGCCGAACACGAACCGTCCCTGGCGGTCGCAGGCGCCGTCGTTGAGGCGCGTCGGCAGGCCGCCTTCCACGGGCGTGATCGGTGCGAGCGTCCCGCTGGCGGGGTGGAAGAACGCCAGCCGCGAGGCGAGCCCGAGCAGCAGCCAGCCCTCGGCCTCGCACAGCGCGATGCAGGCCAGCCGCTCGGGCATCGTCCATTGATCGGCACGCGCATCGCGCGGCCGGAAGCGCCAGAGGGTCGCCGCCTGGATGTCGGTCCAGTACAGCGCCTGCTCGCGGCTGCACCACACGATGCCTTCGCCGAGCGTGTTGCCGGCGTGGAGCGCGACCACCGCCGACGCGTTCATACCCAGCCGCCGTCCACGATGAAGTCCTGTCCGGTGCACATGCGGCTGTCGTCGGCGGCCAGGAACAGCGCCGCGCGGGCCAGGTCGTCGGCCATCAGGTAGCCGGGCAGGCACTGCACACGGGCGATTTCGGCCTCGCCTTCGGCGTCGAGCCAGAGCCGGCGCTGCTTCTCGGTGATCACCCAGCCGGGCACCAGCGCGTTGATGCGGATGCGGTCGTGGCCGAGCTCGCGCGCCAGGCCGTTGACCAGCCCGCGTACCGCGGCCTTGGCCATGGCGTACATCGGGTAGCCGGCGTTCTTCTTCATCCAGCCGGTCGAGCCCAGGCAGATCACCGAGCCGCCGCCCAGGCGACGCATGTCCTCGCGCACCGCCTGGGTGGCGAAATACTGGTGGCGCAGGTTGACCGCCACGTTGCGGTCGAAGTCCTCGCCCGTGGTGTCGCCGAATGCGTGCCGCACATCGTTGGCGGCGTTGTTCACCAGCACGCCGATCGGCCCCATCGCGGCGCGCGCCTGCGCGATCGCCGCGCCGAGCGCGTCCAGGTCGGTGACGTCGCAGGGCAGGAACAGTGGCCGGTGGCGGGCATCGGCCAGCTCCTCGCAGAGCGCCTCGCCGTGCGCACGGTCGAGGTCGATGAAGGCGACGCGACTGCCCTGCCGCGCGAAGTGCCCGACGAACGACGCGCCGATGCCGGTCGCGCCTCCGCTGACGAATACCGTGCGGTCGATCAGGCTGGGATAGGTGGCGAAGGCCATGCTCACCACTCCGCCACGCTGCCGTCGGCGTGGCGCCATACCGGATTGCGCCAGCGATGGCCGGCCGACGCGCGCTCGGCCACGTAGTCCTCGTTCACCGCGATGCCGAGGCCGGGGCCGCCTGGAATGGCGACGAAGCCGTCCTGGTAGGCGAACACGCTGCGGTCGCTGACGTAGTCGAGCAGGTCGTTGCCCGCGTTGTAGTGGATGCCCAGGCTCTGCTCCTGGATGAAGGCGTTGTGGCAGACCGCGTCCAGCTGCAGGTTGGCGGCCAGCGCAATCGGACCGAGCGGACAGTGCAGCGCGATCGCCACGTCGTAGGCCTCGGCCATCGAGGCGATCTTGCGCGTCTCGGTGATGCCGCCGGCATGCGACGGATCGGGCTGCAGGATGTCGACGCCGCCGATCGCCAGCACGCGCTTGAAGTCGTAGCGCGAGTACAGCCGCTCGCCCAAGGCGATCGGCGCGGGCGAAATCGCGGCCAGTTCCGGCAGAGCTTCGAGATGCTCGGACAACACCGGCTCCTCGATGAACATCAGCTTGTACGGCGCCAGCTCGCGCATCAGCACCTTGGCCATCGGCTTGTGCACCCGGCCGTGGAAATCGAGGCCCAGGCCGACGTGCGGGCCGACCGCGTCGCGCACCGCCTGCACGTTGGCGAGCACCTGCTCGACCTTGTCGTGGGTGTCGACATACTGCATTTCCTCGGTGGCGTTCATCTTGACCGCGGTGAAGCCGCGCGCCACCGCATCCTTCGCCGCGCGCGCGGTGTCGGCCGGGCGGTCGCCGCCGATCCACGAATACACGCGGATGCGATCGCGCACCGGGCCGCCGAGCAGCGCGTGCACCGGCTGGCCCAGGTGCTTGCCCTTGATGTCCCACAGCGCCTGGTCGATGCCCGCGATCGCGCTCATCAGCACAGGGCCCCCGCGGTAGAAGCCGCCGCGGTACATCACGGCCCACAGGTCTTCGATGTTGCGCGGGTCCCTGCCGATCAGATAGTCGGACAGCTCGTCCACCGCGGCGGCGATGGTGTGCGCGCGGCCTTCGACGATCGGCTCGCCCCAGCCGCAGATCCCCGCATCGGTATCGATGCGCAGGAACAGCCAGCGAGGCGGCACGACGAAGGTGGTGAGGCGGGTGATCTTCATGCGTTGGACCTTTGCGAATCGAGGTGGCGCCGCCAGGCCTGTGCGAAGGCCCGCGCGCGCGCGCCGACGTCGTCGGCCGCGCGAGCCGGCGCGTAGAGCGAGGAGCCGATGCCGAAGCCGGCCGCGCCGGCTGCGAGCCACGGACCCATGGTGTCGGGCGCGACGCCGCCGACCGGCAGCACCGCGGTGCCCGGCGGCAGGATCGCGCGCCAAGCCTTGAGCACGGCCGGCGAGGCCTGCTCGGCGGGGAAGAGTTTCAGCGCGTCGGCGCCGGCGGCGAGCGCGGCAAACGCCTCGGTCGGCGTGGCGACGCCCGGCACGCAATAGAGCCCGGCCTGTTTGGCGGCGCGGATCACCGCCACGTCGGCGTGCGGCATCACCACGATGCGTCCGCCCGCGTCCGCGATGTCGCGCACCGACGCCGGATCGAGGACGGTACCGGCGCCGACCAGCCGCTCGGCGCCGTAGCGCTCGGCCATGCGGCGGATGCTTTCCAGCGGCTGTGGCGAATTGAGCGGTACTTCCAGGATGCGGAAGCCGGCCTCGGCCAGCGCGTCGCCCACCGTCGGCACCTCGTCGGGGCGCAGGCCGCGCAGGATGGCGACCAGCGGCAGCGGTTCGAGCCAGGTCTTGAAGTCGTTCATGCGTGGATGCGTCCGTGGAGCAGGCCGGCCGCCGTCGCGACCCGCCAGAGGCCCGCCGCGGCGAGTGAGCCGGAGGTGGGTTGCAGAATCAGGCCGAACGCCGGGGCGGCCTGGCGGTAGCGGGCGCAGAGCGCGTCCTCGCCGACCAGTTGCACCGGCGCGTCGGGCATCGCCCAGCCGGCGGCCAGCGCCATGCGCAGCTCATCGCCGATCAGCAGCCC
Protein-coding regions in this window:
- a CDS encoding sugar porter family MFS transporter, encoding MNSNALATPLAQPRTAALFTCILAALAGLMFGLDIGVISGAQQFIQSDFGISDRALEWIVSAMMFGAAVGALGAGWLSVHLGRKRSLILGAVLFVIGSLLCGMAWSPATLIAARVVLGLAIGLATFAAPLYLAEVAPEHIRGAMISTYQLMITIGILVAFLSDTAFSYTGSWRWMLGVIAIPGFLFLLGVLLLPDSPRWLMMRGRREEAIGVLNRLRGDAAIVEREAADIEEQLKTPQRGWHLFLENRNFRRSVGLGVLLQLMQQFTGMNVVMYYAPRIFQTMGYDTAAQMWFTALVGLTNVLATFIAIALIDRVGRKPILYAGFAVMAIGLGVVGTMMHGGIATHAAQIFTVAMLLVFIVGFAMSAGPLVWTLCSEIQPLKGRDFGIGCSTITNWVCNMIVGFTFLSLLNGIGNAATFWLYAALNVVFLVLTVWLVPETKGVTLEQIERNLMHGKRLREIGR
- a CDS encoding 2-dehydro-3-deoxy-6-phosphogalactonate aldolase — protein: MNDFKTWLEPLPLVAILRGLRPDEVPTVGDALAEAGFRILEVPLNSPQPLESIRRMAERYGAERLVGAGTVLDPASVRDIADAGGRIVVMPHADVAVIRAAKQAGLYCVPGVATPTEAFAALAAGADALKLFPAEQASPAVLKAWRAILPPGTAVLPVGGVAPDTMGPWLAAGAAGFGIGSSLYAPARAADDVGARARAFAQAWRRHLDSQRSNA
- a CDS encoding SDR family NAD(P)-dependent oxidoreductase, encoding MAFATYPSLIDRTVFVSGGATGIGASFVGHFARQGSRVAFIDLDRAHGEALCEELADARHRPLFLPCDVTDLDALGAAIAQARAAMGPIGVLVNNAANDVRHAFGDTTGEDFDRNVAVNLRHQYFATQAVREDMRRLGGGSVICLGSTGWMKKNAGYPMYAMAKAAVRGLVNGLARELGHDRIRINALVPGWVITEKQRRLWLDAEGEAEIARVQCLPGYLMADDLARAALFLAADDSRMCTGQDFIVDGGWV
- a CDS encoding APC family permease, producing the protein MSTESNTYLRRLGTWDAAMIVIGGVIGAGIFSTPATLAQRTGSGWELLALWVVGGLLTLTGVLSYAELGARRPQAGGSYIYLREAFGQLPAFLFGWTMALINYPGSVAAVATIFAQYFCAALGLSLLYIKPVAAGAIAFIVGVNLFGIRAGAWVQNIFTVLKLAAIALLVVAGVVLADGHLGVTLAADPGRDVPAGALFGALLPVLFTYGGFHYLNDLAGEVRNPQRTLPIALGLGMAGVMIAYVLANFAYLAGLGHAGLAFSTAPAADLLRRLLGDRGATLMALGIACSTFGYCNIAIAGGARVLQTMGADGMFFSAVGRIEPQSRAPQVALATLGAWAIVLAVSGSFNQLLDYTTVGEWLAHACSIATLFWYRRYLTEPSPYRVPFYPWLPMIFVVTVLCVIGATAIHNPSDAGMSLVIIACGIPAYYGWRWLERSGA
- the dgoD gene encoding galactonate dehydratase, which produces MKITRLTTFVVPPRWLFLRIDTDAGICGWGEPIVEGRAHTIAAAVDELSDYLIGRDPRNIEDLWAVMYRGGFYRGGPVLMSAIAGIDQALWDIKGKHLGQPVHALLGGPVRDRIRVYSWIGGDRPADTARAAKDAVARGFTAVKMNATEEMQYVDTHDKVEQVLANVQAVRDAVGPHVGLGLDFHGRVHKPMAKVLMRELAPYKLMFIEEPVLSEHLEALPELAAISPAPIALGERLYSRYDFKRVLAIGGVDILQPDPSHAGGITETRKIASMAEAYDVAIALHCPLGPIALAANLQLDAVCHNAFIQEQSLGIHYNAGNDLLDYVSDRSVFAYQDGFVAIPGGPGLGIAVNEDYVAERASAGHRWRNPVWRHADGSVAEW
- a CDS encoding SMP-30/gluconolactonase/LRE family protein, whose translation is MNASAVVALHAGNTLGEGIVWCSREQALYWTDIQAATLWRFRPRDARADQWTMPERLACIALCEAEGWLLLGLASRLAFFHPASGTLAPITPVEGGLPTRLNDGACDRQGRFVFGTLHEPPAGGAREPVGSFWRLNADLSLERLDLPGVAISNSVAFSPDGRTLYYCDSPARAIQCCDYGDRCGSPRTFARLDDPRGEPDGSAVDAAGNLWNAQWGLGRVACYTAGGRLDHCIDIPASQPTRPAFGGPDLAVLYVTSARDGLDAAALASQPSAGALFAAPAGTTGLPEPRFAGTPPRVSVHPGTAAGALHLASGEAHP
- a CDS encoding beta-agarase, with the translated sequence MRTSAALVCLILSIACRAEAPAGAAGLQVGLAHVRAGAEEQIAGETMRRYTFEPSAQPSVRFSPARPWLGEGELRVSVQNAMPWAVTLSIDIEGTAGAHLKATVGLPAGPAQTLIVPLHATSPRAFGMQAGPPMPVQLGGQRVLLATTVEGAPSLQAIRAVQLSIPAPQAAQVLLVGTPGAAAGDTLHDVYAGIVDRYGQYTRGQWPEKVHSDAALRSAHVRERAQLGGMPGDRGDGRPDGRTSAAGWFHTRKLHGRWQLVAPDGHPFFSLGVNAVAPDGGRSYVQGREWMFTGRPPATGAWQAFYGEDDSRRDTGAAGGLTYNHGRWFDFYAANLYRVDGVRWREAWRERTRQRLLAWGFNTLGDWSDETIARGHSLAYTRSINITGDYANVATGYDWWGRMPDPFDPHFAAATERAVAKAAEGVREDRWLLGYFADNELAWASPGAQGRWALALGTLRGEPRSPAKQAFIAMLMRKYGDALRLGVAWGVGVTRWEALEQAGFQAPLPSEAHQAIAQDYSAWLRAYADRYFRTVAQALRRHDPHHLFLGGRFAVRTPEAVAACAQWCDVVSINVYADLPQHGMDLAALHQLDKPVLVSEFSFGSIDRGPFGAGPVAVWNEARRGEAYARFLAAAATDPAIVGAHWFQYADEPVSGRLLDGENAHFGLVGITDIPFAAFVRTVRNANASVRKTP